In Rhizobium sp. BT04, the following proteins share a genomic window:
- the groL gene encoding chaperonin GroEL (60 kDa chaperone family; promotes refolding of misfolded polypeptides especially under stressful conditions; forms two stacked rings of heptamers to form a barrel-shaped 14mer; ends can be capped by GroES; misfolded proteins enter the barrel where they are refolded when GroES binds) — MAAKEVKFSADARQRLLRGVDILADAVKVTLGPKGRNVIIEKSFGAPRITKDGVSVAKEIELEDKFENLGAQLLREVASKTNDLAGDGTTTATVLAQAIVREGAKAVAAGFNPQDLKRGIDLGTAEAIRSIKERSRKVASSDEVAQVGTISANGESEIGRIIAEAVRRVGNEGVITVEEAKSFETELDVVEGLQFDRGYLSPYFVTNAEKLIVEYEDAYILIHEKKLASLQPLLPLLEAVVQTGKPLLIIAEDVEGEALATLVVNKLRGGLKIAAVKAPGFGDRRKALLEDIAIVTGGQVISEDVGIKLENVTLDQLGRVKRIRIDKENTTIVDGAGAKVEIESRVQQIKTQIEETTSDYDREKLQERLAKLAGGVAVIRVGGSTEVEVKEKKDRVDDALNATRAAIEEGIVPGGGVALLRAKAAVETLKNENSDIQAGIHILLKALEAPIRQIAENAGAEGSIVVGKVLENSSPTFGFNAQSEKYVDLLEEGIVDPAKVVRTALQDAASVAGLLVTTEALIAELPKEKAAVPAAPGGGFDY, encoded by the coding sequence ATGGCTGCGAAAGAAGTTAAGTTTTCCGCGGATGCACGCCAGCGCCTTTTGCGCGGCGTCGATATTCTGGCCGATGCCGTCAAGGTGACGCTCGGTCCCAAGGGACGGAATGTCATCATCGAGAAATCGTTCGGCGCCCCGCGGATCACCAAGGACGGTGTTTCCGTCGCAAAGGAAATCGAGCTCGAGGACAAGTTCGAGAACCTCGGCGCCCAGCTGCTGCGCGAGGTCGCTTCCAAGACGAACGATCTCGCCGGCGACGGCACCACCACTGCGACGGTGCTGGCCCAGGCCATCGTCCGCGAGGGAGCCAAGGCGGTCGCTGCCGGTTTCAACCCGCAGGATCTGAAGCGCGGCATCGATCTTGGGACTGCCGAAGCCATTCGCAGCATCAAGGAACGCTCCCGCAAGGTCGCCTCCTCAGACGAGGTCGCCCAGGTCGGCACGATCTCGGCGAATGGCGAAAGCGAAATCGGCAGGATCATCGCCGAAGCCGTCCGCCGGGTCGGCAATGAAGGCGTCATCACCGTCGAGGAAGCAAAGAGCTTCGAAACCGAACTGGACGTGGTCGAGGGCCTGCAGTTCGATCGCGGCTACCTCAGCCCCTATTTCGTCACGAATGCGGAAAAGCTGATCGTCGAGTATGAGGATGCCTATATCCTGATCCATGAAAAGAAGCTCGCCTCCCTGCAGCCGCTCCTGCCGCTGCTCGAGGCGGTCGTTCAAACCGGCAAGCCGCTGCTGATCATCGCCGAGGACGTCGAAGGCGAGGCTCTGGCGACGCTCGTCGTCAACAAGCTGCGCGGCGGCTTGAAGATCGCCGCCGTCAAGGCCCCCGGTTTCGGCGATCGTCGCAAGGCGCTGCTGGAAGACATTGCCATCGTCACCGGCGGTCAGGTGATCTCCGAAGATGTCGGCATCAAGCTTGAGAATGTCACGCTCGATCAGCTCGGCCGCGTGAAGAGGATCCGCATCGACAAGGAAAATACGACCATCGTCGATGGCGCCGGCGCCAAGGTCGAGATCGAGTCGCGGGTCCAGCAGATCAAGACGCAGATCGAGGAGACCACCTCCGATTACGACCGCGAGAAGCTGCAGGAACGGCTGGCAAAGCTCGCGGGCGGCGTTGCCGTCATCCGCGTCGGCGGCTCCACCGAGGTCGAGGTCAAGGAAAAGAAGGACCGTGTCGATGACGCGCTGAACGCGACCCGCGCCGCGATCGAAGAGGGCATCGTGCCGGGCGGCGGCGTGGCGCTGCTTCGGGCAAAGGCGGCAGTCGAAACCTTGAAGAACGAAAACTCCGACATTCAGGCCGGCATTCATATTCTTCTGAAGGCGCTCGAAGCGCCGATTCGCCAGATTGCCGAAAATGCCGGCGCCGAGGGTTCGATCGTCGTCGGCAAGGTCCTCGAAAACAGCTCTCCGACCTTCGGTTTCAACGCCCAGTCGGAAAAATATGTCGACCTTTTGGAAGAAGGGATCGTCGATCCTGCCAAGGTGGTCCGAACCGCCCTTCAGGATGCCGCCTCCGTCGCTGGCCTTCTGGTGACCACCGAAGCCCTGATCGCGGAATTGCCGAAGGAGAAGGCTGCCGTGCCGGCAGCACCCGGCGGCGGTTTCGATTACTAA
- a CDS encoding O-acetylhomoserine aminocarboxypropyltransferase/cysteine synthase family protein has protein sequence MTLKSTRPETLALHAGWRADPATGAVAVPIYQTTSFQFRDTEHAANLFALKELGNIYSRIGNPTVDVLEQRVAAIEGGVAALALASGQAASAFAIQNLAKAGDNVVSSTDLYGGTWNLFANTLKDQGIEVRFVDPTDPENFRRATDDRTRAYYAETLPNPKLTVFPIAEVSAIGRELGIPLIVDNTAAPLLARPFDHGAAVVVYSSTKYLGGHGTSIGGLIVDGGNFDWAAHPDRQPALNTPDKSYHGAIWTEAVKPLGPIAYIIKARVTLLRDLGAPLAPFNAFQIIQGIETLPLRIERHARNAQLVADYLAKRPEVSKVIHPSTQTGLWRERADKYLKGGYGGLVGFELKGGLEAGRRFIDSLELLYHVANIGDARSLAIHPATTTHSQLSGEEQLASGVSPGYVRLSIGIEHIDDILEDIERGLDAASGLSANSNVA, from the coding sequence ATGACCCTCAAATCAACCCGTCCAGAAACCTTGGCACTTCATGCGGGATGGCGTGCCGATCCCGCCACCGGCGCCGTGGCCGTTCCGATTTACCAGACGACGTCGTTCCAGTTCCGCGATACCGAACACGCTGCCAACCTTTTCGCCCTCAAGGAATTGGGCAACATCTACAGCCGCATCGGCAATCCGACAGTCGATGTGCTCGAACAGCGGGTGGCCGCCATCGAGGGCGGCGTGGCAGCGCTGGCTCTGGCATCGGGGCAGGCTGCTTCAGCTTTCGCCATCCAGAACCTCGCCAAGGCCGGAGACAATGTTGTCAGCTCGACCGATCTTTACGGCGGCACCTGGAACCTGTTCGCCAACACGTTGAAGGATCAGGGGATCGAGGTACGGTTCGTTGATCCGACGGATCCGGAGAATTTCCGCCGCGCAACGGACGATCGCACGAGGGCGTATTACGCCGAGACGCTTCCGAATCCGAAGCTGACCGTGTTTCCCATCGCGGAAGTGTCCGCCATCGGGCGCGAACTTGGGATTCCGTTGATCGTCGACAACACGGCAGCACCTCTGCTTGCACGTCCGTTCGATCACGGCGCGGCGGTGGTGGTGTATTCGTCAACGAAATACCTGGGCGGCCACGGTACGTCGATCGGCGGACTGATCGTTGATGGCGGCAACTTCGATTGGGCGGCGCATCCCGATCGGCAGCCGGCCCTGAACACGCCCGACAAGAGCTATCATGGCGCAATCTGGACGGAGGCAGTCAAGCCCCTGGGGCCGATTGCCTATATCATCAAGGCACGGGTCACTCTCCTGCGCGATCTCGGCGCTCCACTTGCGCCGTTCAATGCCTTTCAGATCATCCAGGGCATCGAAACCTTGCCGTTGCGCATCGAGCGCCATGCAAGGAACGCTCAACTGGTCGCGGATTATCTTGCCAAAAGGCCGGAGGTGTCGAAGGTCATCCATCCGTCCACGCAGACCGGCCTGTGGCGCGAGCGGGCCGACAAGTACCTCAAGGGTGGGTATGGCGGCCTGGTGGGCTTCGAATTGAAGGGTGGCCTCGAGGCCGGTCGTCGTTTCATCGACAGTCTCGAACTGCTTTATCATGTTGCCAACATCGGCGATGCACGCAGCCTGGCGATTCATCCGGCGACAACGACGCATTCCCAGCTTTCCGGCGAGGAGCAACTGGCAAGCGGCGTGTCACCGGGTTATGTCCGGCTTTCGATCGGCATCGAACATATCGATGACATATTGGAGGACATCGAGCGTGGCCTCGATGCAGCCTCTGGTCTCAGCGCTAACAGCAACGT
- a CDS encoding co-chaperone GroES — protein MAFRPLHDRIVIRRVDSDEKTRGGIIIPDTAKEKPQEGAVVAVGPGLRDDSGKLTPLDVKAGDRVLFGKWSGTEIKIDGEDLLILKEADILGVLA, from the coding sequence ATGGCATTTCGCCCATTGCATGACCGCATCGTCATCCGTCGCGTCGACAGCGACGAAAAGACCAGAGGCGGGATCATCATCCCCGATACGGCGAAGGAGAAGCCGCAGGAAGGTGCCGTCGTCGCCGTCGGCCCGGGACTGCGCGACGACAGCGGAAAGCTGACGCCGCTCGATGTCAAAGCCGGAGACCGTGTGCTTTTCGGCAAGTGGTCCGGCACCGAGATCAAGATCGACGGCGAAGACCTGCTGATCCTCAAGGAAGCCGACATCCTCGGCGTTCTCGCGTAA